The window AGCTAATGGATGGCATGCTAAAGTAACCACCATAACAGCAAAAGAAAAAATTTGTCTAATGGATGAGGTAAAATGTGACCCGAGTTACTGTCCTTATGCAAAAGGATATTTTGATCGAATTAATGTAGCAACGAAAGATCTGTTTGAATCGGAGATGCTTTATACGAAAGAGCAAATCGTAAACTATGCTAAAAAGCATTGCGTTTGTCCATTTGAGTATTCGCTGGCGATGGCATCGATTAGTGATGCCGTCATTGGAGATTATAATTATATGTTTGATCCACGTGCTTATTTACGTCGCTTTTTTGATGAACCGTCCCCACATATTGCTTTAATTGATGAGGCTCATAATTTATATGATCGTGCGTGTGAGATGTATAGTGCCTCATTAAACAAATCAGTGATAGAGGAGATGCATCGTCTATTTAAAAAAAGGAATCAAACGCTAGGAAAGGCATTGGGTGCTTTAAAATTAAAATTCATTGAGTATGGTCATGAGCTTGAAGAAAGTAACAGTTATGACTTGTTTAAAAAAGACATCGATCAGTTATTGTTAAATAAAAGTAAACGCCTATTAGAGGTGCTAGAGAAGTATTTATACAACTATCCTGAAACAGAATATAAACCTCAGTTAACGGCGCTTTATTTTGATCTAAATCAATTTTTACGTATTGCTGATTTTTATAATGATAGCTTTCGTTTTCGATATGAACGTGATGGGGCAAATGTTAAAGTGAGCATTGTTTGCTTAAATCCAAGCTTGTATTTAAGTGAACGAATGGAACGCGTTCGTTCAAGTATTTTATTTTCAGCCACGCTTCATCCGTTGAGTTATTATCACACCGTTTTATTACATGATGAATCATGCGAACAAATTTTTCTTCCCTCTCCATTTGAACGTGAGCATTTGAGTTTATATGTTCACCACGGCATTTCTACTAAATTTAAGTTTCGACATCAATCCGTGGGAGCGTTAATTTCAGTCATTTATCACGTTACTCAAAGACAAAAAGGAAACTATCTCGTTTTCTTTCCTTCATATCACTATCTTGAAATGGTATACGAAGCGTATGAACAATTAGTTGGAGATCAACAAGTGACGTTAAAACAAGAACGAGAGATGAATGAAGCAGAACGTGATCTGTTTTTGTCTTCTTTTGAGGAGGACCCACAGCAAACACTGGTTGCTTTTGCAGTCTTAGGTGGTGTTTTTAGTGAAGGAATTGACTTAGTTGGCCATCGACTCATTGGCTCTATTATTGTAGGAGTTGGGCTACCACAAATCAATCCGCTCACAGAGCAACGGCGTCTTTATTTTGAACAGACGTTTAATAAAGGTTATTTATTTGCTTATGTTTATCCAGGATTTAATAAAGTGATGCAAGCAGTTGGCCGCGTCATTCGAACAGAAACAGATAAAGGAATTGTTGTTATGATTGATGATCGATACATAGAACCAACCTATTTATCGTTATTTCCATATGAATGGCAACATGCTAAATTTTTAACTAACGTAATGAGTAACGGGTCATTTTAGAACAAGAGGCGTGATAACCTAGAGGAGTCACCCTCTTTTTTGATGATATTTGACAATATTTTTAAAGTATGATAAATATTTAGATATTAAATAATTAGATATCTAAATGCTTAAGAGGAGGAGGTTATGCATGAAGGAGGAGTTGGAAGATAAACGTCCTAAATCATTACATCGGGTGTTTATACGTACGGCAAAAATGCATAAAAAAACGTGTCAGCAACGATTTCAACAATTAGGGTTAACAGAAGGGCAGCCTAAAGTGTTAGAGTACTTACATCATCATAATGGATGTTCTCAAAAAGATTTAGCTAAAAATTGTCATATTCAACCGGCAACGGCAACCAGCTTATTAGGACATTTAGAAAAGAGTGGGCTCATTTATCGTGAAATCAATTCAAACGATCGACGAATGACGAATGTGTATTTGACAGAAGCGGGAAGAGCCTCTAAGCAGAAAGTAAAAATGGTGTTTAGTGAGATTGATGAACAATGTCTAGAAGGATTTACTTCAGAGGAAAAAGAAGATCTGATTCAGTATTTAGAGCGTATTTTTGAGAACTTAAAAGGAAAGGAGAGTCAAACAGATGCTTAAATTATTAAAGTTTTTAAAGGGATCAGCTATTTTATATGCGATTTTAGCCCCCCTTTTTATGATGTTAGAGGTTGCGATGGATTTAACATTACCGACGATGTTATCAAATATCGTTGATATTGGAATTGCCAATGGTGATATTCATTACGTCTTAGCGACAGGAGTTAAAATGATGTTATATGCCTTTATAGGATTACTTGGAGGTGTGGGGTGTTCGATCTTTTCAACGATGGCCGCTGTGAATCTTGGGCAAAGTTTAAGAGATGGATTATTTGCAAAAATTCAATCGTTGTCGTTTTTAGAGTTAGATCATTTTAAAACGTCATCGTTAATTACTCGTTTAACAAATGATATTACACAAGTTCAAACGATGGTGATGATGGCACTTCGTCTTTTAGTGCGTGCGCCATTACTGTGTGTGGGTGGATTATTTATGGCGTATCAGTTGAGTCACCAATTATCGATTATCTTTGTCGTTGCCATCCCAATTATTTTAATCTTTGTTGGAGTTGTCATGGCTAAATCATTTCCATTATTTAAGACGATGCAAGAAAAAATTGATAAAGTCAATAACGTCATGCGTGAGAATTTATTAGGTGTTCGTGTGATCAAAGCGTTTGCGATAGAAGAGACACAAAAAGAACGTTTCAATGAAGCCAACGATGACTTAATGAATCAAAGTATTTTAGCTCAAAAAATGATGATTGTTTTAAATCCTGTCGTGATGCTAGTTGTTAACTTTAGTATTATTGCAGTGCTTTGGTATGGAGGACATCTTTCTCAAGCTGGATTACTTGAAACAGGAAAGATTATGGCGTTTATTAACTATTTAACGCAAATTATGATGTCAATCATGATGGTAATTATGGTTTCGATGAACTTTTCACGTTCAAAAGCGTCAGCTGATCGTATTAATGAAGTTTTTAATACGCATTCAAGTATTGAGGAGTGTATGAATCCGGATCACTTAACGAATTATGATATTGAGTTTAAACACGTGTCATTTAAATATCACGAGCAGAGTGAAGAAGTCCTAAAAGATATTTCATTTCATATTAAACAAGGACAAAAAGTTGGAATCATTGGCGGAACCGGATCAGGAAAAAGTTCTCTTGTTAGTTTAATTCCACGTTTATACGATGCTAGTGAAGGTGAAGTTTTAATTGGTGGAAAAAATGTTAAACAGTTATCACTAACAGAACTTCGTGATCAGATTGGAGTTGTTTTACAAGAGAGTATTTTATTCTCTGGAACCATTGCGTCTAACTTTAAATTTGGTTATCATGAGGCGAGTCAGACTGAGTTAGATGAGGCGGCTCGTGATGCTCAGGCATTAGAGTTTATTCAAGCTAAAGAAGATAAATATGAAACGGTTGTTGAACAACGTGGGAAAAACTTATCAGGTGGTCAAAAACAACGTGTGTCTATTGCAAGAACGTTAATTAGAAATCCTAAGATTTTAATTTTAGACGACTCTTCAAGTGCTCTTGATATGGCCACTGAAAGTAAATTACAGCAAGCCATTAAGTCACGAATGAAAGATAGCACCGTTATTATGATTGCTCAGCGTATTTCAGCTGTCATGGATGCCGATCAAATCATTGTACTGGATCAAGGTGAAATTTCAGGAATTGGAACGCATCAAGAGTTATTAAAATCAAATGAAATCTATCGTAGTATTGCGAGTTCACAATTAGGAGAGGAGGCAATCGATCATGAATAAACCAATGGGACCAGGTCCAGGAGCGCAGGGGAAAGGACCAAATGGACGTTTTGATCAAGCAGAGAAGCTAAAAAATCCTAAATCAACGATTAAGCGATTACTTGCTTATTTAAATCATCGTATTTATGCGCTCATCTTAGTTTTTATTCTTTGCATTATTTCAACAGTAGTGAGTGTGTTAGCGACGAAATATTATGGAGAGATGATTGATCAATACATCATTCCGGGGAACTTATCTGGTTTAAAAGCGATTTGTTTATTGATGGGAGCTGTCTATCTCATTAGTGTGATAGCGACTTATGCTCAAAACTTGATCATGGTTAAATTAGCGCAAGAAACAACGGCTGAAATTCGTCGTCAATTATTTGATAAGATGCAAGGACTTCCACTTCGCTTTTTTGATACCCATTCTAGTGGAGATTTAATGAGTCGTTTAACGAACGATGTTGATAATATCAATATGACACTTTCACAAAGCATTACTCAAATGTTTTCAGGTATTATCACCATTATTGGAATGTTAATTGCCATGTTTATTTTAAGCCCAACCTTAACACTTGTTGGATTAGTCACAATGCCGCTTATGTTTTTAACGTCACGTTTTTTAGTTAAAAAAACACAACCTTTCTTCATTAAACAGCAGCAAGACTTAGGGAAGTTAAATGGATATATTGAAGAAATCGTGTCAGGTCAAAAAGCGGTGTTATTATTTTCACAAGAAGAAGCTGTAGAAAAAGAATTTGGAACGATTAATCGTCGTTTAACGAAAAGTGCCACTATGGCACAAGCTTTATCGGGCTTCATGGGACCTATTAACAACTTCATTAATAACTTCACCTTTTTATTGGTCGCTGTTGTTGGAGGAGTTTTAGCTCTTTTACAATCAAGTATTACGGTTGGAATGATCTTTACGTTTATTTTATATATGAGAAACTTTACTCGTCCAATCAATGAAATCTTAAATATTTTTAATACGATCCAATCAGCTTTAGCAGGTGCTGAGCGTGTCTTTGAAGTAATGGATGAAGCACCTGAACAAGATGAAGCAGGGGCGTATGATATTGAGAAATTAGATGGAGATGTCATTCTAAATCATGTCAAATTCTCATATGACACAGGAAAAACTATTTTAAAAGACGCTTGTATTCATGCACGACGTGGAGAGACGGTTGCGATTGTTGGTCCAACAGGAGCTGGGAAAACAACGATTATCAATTTATTAACGAAGTTTTATGACATCGATTCAGGAGAGATTTTAATTGATGGTGTGAATATCAATCAGATGACTCGCCGTAGTTTACGACGTAATATTTCGATGGTTCTTCAAGATACTTATTTATTTGGAGAAACGGTCCGTGAAAATATCCGTTATGGACGTTTAGATGCAACAAATGATGAAATTATTGAGGCTGCTAAAATGGCGAATGCTCATCAGTTTATTATGCAATTACCTGATGGATATGACACGGTGTTATCTGATAATGGAAGTAATTTATCGCAAGGACAGCGTCAGTTGTTGGCGATTGCACGAGCCGTCTTATCTCAATCATCTATCTTAATTTTAGATGAAGCGACTTCTTCCATTGATACAAAAACAGAAGCCGAAATTCAAAAGGCGATGCTACGTTTAATGGAAGGAAAAACAACGTTTGTCATTGCTCATCGTTTAAGTACGATTCGAGGTGCCGATCAAATTCTTGTGTTAAATCAAGGAGATATTATCGAGCAAGGAAATCATGAATCATTACTAGCTGCCAATGGTTTTTATGCTAATTTATATAACAGTCAATTTAGAAATTAATGAAAAAGGCAATCCGTTTGGATTGCCTTTTCGTTTGAACAAAGACGGGACTTGCGCATAAAGTAATAGTATAAAAAGGAAGTTTGTAACATCTTTTTAGAATGTTTTGAGTTAAAATTTTATCAATGAAGGAGGGAGAAAAATGAAACGTTTAATGGATATTGTTATTTCTTGCATCATGCTCATCTTATTAAGTCCTATTTATTTAATCATTGCCATCCTTGTGTGGTTAAATCTCGGTACACCTGTCCTAAGTAAACAACGATACCCTGGAATGAATGAAAAGTTGTTTACCCTATATCGCTTTAAAACCATGGCGCATTCGCATGATCACAGCCATCAATTTTTATTACCTAATGAACGTTTAACGAAACTAGGGAGATTTTTAACGACTTATCATTTAGATCATTTACCAGAACTTTATAATGTTTTATTAGGAGATATGAGTTTAGTTGGACCACGCCCTGTTTTAATTCGATCAACGACCTCAAATGAGCTGGAGATGAAACGACACGATGTTCGACCAGGTCTGATGGACTGGAGCCAATTACATCATCAACAGATTTTAACGTGGGATCAAAAATATGCATTTGACCTTCTTTATATCGAACATCAAACATGCTGGTTCGATATAAAAATTATGTTTAAAAGTCTTATGCTACTATTTTCAGATAAACGAAAAAACTAGTCTTAATGACTAGTTTTTTTAGTAGCTAATTCAGCAATTTTAACAATGACTTCAACTGCTTTTTCCAGAGATGGGACAGGGATGTATTCAAATTTTCCATGGAAATTATGTCCACCCGTAAATAGATTTGGTGTTGGTAATCCCATAAAAGATAGTTTTGATCCATCTGTTCCACCGCGAACAGGTACGATTAAAGGAGTAACACCAACTTCCATTAAGGCGTTTTTTGCTAAATCAACGATATGCATTTTATCTTCGATGTGAAGACGCATGTTATAATATTGATCCACCAGTTCT of the Turicibacter sp. TJ11 genome contains:
- a CDS encoding ABC transporter ATP-binding protein is translated as MLKLLKFLKGSAILYAILAPLFMMLEVAMDLTLPTMLSNIVDIGIANGDIHYVLATGVKMMLYAFIGLLGGVGCSIFSTMAAVNLGQSLRDGLFAKIQSLSFLELDHFKTSSLITRLTNDITQVQTMVMMALRLLVRAPLLCVGGLFMAYQLSHQLSIIFVVAIPIILIFVGVVMAKSFPLFKTMQEKIDKVNNVMRENLLGVRVIKAFAIEETQKERFNEANDDLMNQSILAQKMMIVLNPVVMLVVNFSIIAVLWYGGHLSQAGLLETGKIMAFINYLTQIMMSIMMVIMVSMNFSRSKASADRINEVFNTHSSIEECMNPDHLTNYDIEFKHVSFKYHEQSEEVLKDISFHIKQGQKVGIIGGTGSGKSSLVSLIPRLYDASEGEVLIGGKNVKQLSLTELRDQIGVVLQESILFSGTIASNFKFGYHEASQTELDEAARDAQALEFIQAKEDKYETVVEQRGKNLSGGQKQRVSIARTLIRNPKILILDDSSSALDMATESKLQQAIKSRMKDSTVIMIAQRISAVMDADQIIVLDQGEISGIGTHQELLKSNEIYRSIASSQLGEEAIDHE
- a CDS encoding MarR family winged helix-turn-helix transcriptional regulator, which encodes MKEELEDKRPKSLHRVFIRTAKMHKKTCQQRFQQLGLTEGQPKVLEYLHHHNGCSQKDLAKNCHIQPATATSLLGHLEKSGLIYREINSNDRRMTNVYLTEAGRASKQKVKMVFSEIDEQCLEGFTSEEKEDLIQYLERIFENLKGKESQTDA
- a CDS encoding ABC transporter ATP-binding protein, translating into MNKPMGPGPGAQGKGPNGRFDQAEKLKNPKSTIKRLLAYLNHRIYALILVFILCIISTVVSVLATKYYGEMIDQYIIPGNLSGLKAICLLMGAVYLISVIATYAQNLIMVKLAQETTAEIRRQLFDKMQGLPLRFFDTHSSGDLMSRLTNDVDNINMTLSQSITQMFSGIITIIGMLIAMFILSPTLTLVGLVTMPLMFLTSRFLVKKTQPFFIKQQQDLGKLNGYIEEIVSGQKAVLLFSQEEAVEKEFGTINRRLTKSATMAQALSGFMGPINNFINNFTFLLVAVVGGVLALLQSSITVGMIFTFILYMRNFTRPINEILNIFNTIQSALAGAERVFEVMDEAPEQDEAGAYDIEKLDGDVILNHVKFSYDTGKTILKDACIHARRGETVAIVGPTGAGKTTIINLLTKFYDIDSGEILIDGVNINQMTRRSLRRNISMVLQDTYLFGETVRENIRYGRLDATNDEIIEAAKMANAHQFIMQLPDGYDTVLSDNGSNLSQGQRQLLAIARAVLSQSSILILDEATSSIDTKTEAEIQKAMLRLMEGKTTFVIAHRLSTIRGADQILVLNQGDIIEQGNHESLLAANGFYANLYNSQFRN
- a CDS encoding sugar transferase, encoding MKRLMDIVISCIMLILLSPIYLIIAILVWLNLGTPVLSKQRYPGMNEKLFTLYRFKTMAHSHDHSHQFLLPNERLTKLGRFLTTYHLDHLPELYNVLLGDMSLVGPRPVLIRSTTSNELEMKRHDVRPGLMDWSQLHHQQILTWDQKYAFDLLYIEHQTCWFDIKIMFKSLMLLFSDKRKN
- a CDS encoding helicase C-terminal domain-containing protein, which codes for MMVRKGIKEVVSYVYQQGDLNLEYFQANRAQYGTKAHQIIQEHYLEEECEVYLEHVLNIDGHEVHLSGRMDLLLERDGRWIVGEIKSTTRRLEMIEENDRPAHYAQAKFYAYLLLCQHLDWEDITVRLIYCDLDGINQRSFDQVYTKEMLEPFVNKTMKVYLEWYFILLRSMELKLKTAKTLQFPFGDFRAYQRELAGAVYQCVKQKKRLLLRAPTGIGKTMGTIFPSIKALNEHEQKIFYLTAKTIGRRVAEKAFEKCLANGWHAKVTTITAKEKICLMDEVKCDPSYCPYAKGYFDRINVATKDLFESEMLYTKEQIVNYAKKHCVCPFEYSLAMASISDAVIGDYNYMFDPRAYLRRFFDEPSPHIALIDEAHNLYDRACEMYSASLNKSVIEEMHRLFKKRNQTLGKALGALKLKFIEYGHELEESNSYDLFKKDIDQLLLNKSKRLLEVLEKYLYNYPETEYKPQLTALYFDLNQFLRIADFYNDSFRFRYERDGANVKVSIVCLNPSLYLSERMERVRSSILFSATLHPLSYYHTVLLHDESCEQIFLPSPFEREHLSLYVHHGISTKFKFRHQSVGALISVIYHVTQRQKGNYLVFFPSYHYLEMVYEAYEQLVGDQQVTLKQEREMNEAERDLFLSSFEEDPQQTLVAFAVLGGVFSEGIDLVGHRLIGSIIVGVGLPQINPLTEQRRLYFEQTFNKGYLFAYVYPGFNKVMQAVGRVIRTETDKGIVVMIDDRYIEPTYLSLFPYEWQHAKFLTNVMSNGSF